One genomic window of Azospirillum sp. TSH100 includes the following:
- a CDS encoding MarR family winged helix-turn-helix transcriptional regulator has translation MQQSVAAPAVYTDLGRVMESITRRFLDVLRMELARIGVTDLSPTQALMLLHIGTEELSVRDLLERGYYLGSNASYNLKHLVEAGYVDRSPSQRDRRAARLKLSDRGLATCEALKKLEAMRADSLLRTDSDGADFETTYRTLRRLERAWTDLIRYDDADPA, from the coding sequence ATGCAGCAGAGTGTGGCGGCCCCCGCGGTCTACACCGATCTTGGCCGCGTCATGGAGAGCATCACCCGGCGCTTCCTTGACGTGCTTCGGATGGAGCTGGCCCGGATCGGCGTGACCGACCTCAGCCCGACACAAGCGCTGATGCTGCTGCACATCGGCACCGAGGAACTGTCGGTCCGCGACCTGCTGGAGCGCGGCTATTATCTGGGCTCCAACGCCTCCTATAATCTGAAACACTTGGTGGAGGCGGGCTATGTCGATCGCAGCCCCTCCCAGCGCGACCGTCGGGCCGCCCGGCTCAAGCTGTCGGACCGGGGGCTGGCCACCTGCGAGGCGCTGAAGAAGCTGGAAGCGATGCGCGCCGACAGCCTGCTGCGTACTGACAGCGACGGTGCGGATTTCGAGACCACCTACCGTACCCTGCGCCGGCTGGAGCGCGCCTGGACCGACCTGATCCGTTATGACGATGCCGATCCGGCCTGA
- a CDS encoding ATP-binding protein, with the protein MAGPGIGAPGMGNAGGFSNAPGFARQGGVLLRPVDGNIGAGTAGRAGFEAMRGPVAPRLPDIIDNEATGDRRGHMFPQPGGQDTDSDHDLPRFTMSVNGGYRGGMGANGGANAPAMLKGLTPELNGLLREAFTPTRPKQQLNGLFIGRNDTLRRIISAIEEERAHVILYGDRGRGKTSVANAIEKIAGQAGYLSLKLTCSGELSFEDIFRHFLKKIPSTYYRSALDNPFAARRNFASFNELLPDGTFSVTELNEVLAGIHATHVLLILDEYDRVLDEDFRNKLAELFKNLTDSSIPVTLLVVGVAENLDQLLGKHPSIQRSLVPVHLPLMTDQEIGRLIQAGAQNAGIEFAPDVVRRIAEFVRGLPYYAQLLGLHAARSAVSRGSKLVERPDLAYAVARCLQEAERGIVESYARALAADRRAELEDALLAAALCPADAYGVFDPNDLAGDSGELPSVATLDLLKRLTREDHGGVLAPVIEPGLERYRFRNQMMRQYVLMRQASERGQI; encoded by the coding sequence ATGGCCGGTCCCGGTATCGGTGCGCCGGGGATGGGCAACGCCGGCGGCTTTTCCAACGCACCGGGATTCGCACGGCAGGGCGGGGTTCTTCTGCGCCCCGTGGACGGCAACATTGGTGCCGGAACTGCCGGGCGTGCCGGTTTCGAGGCGATGCGCGGCCCTGTTGCTCCGCGGTTGCCCGACATCATCGACAATGAGGCCACCGGCGACCGGCGCGGCCATATGTTCCCGCAGCCGGGCGGTCAGGATACCGACAGCGACCATGACCTGCCGCGCTTCACCATGTCGGTCAATGGCGGCTATCGCGGCGGTATGGGGGCCAATGGCGGCGCCAACGCGCCGGCCATGCTCAAGGGCCTGACGCCGGAGCTGAACGGTCTCCTGCGCGAAGCCTTCACGCCGACTCGGCCGAAGCAGCAGTTGAACGGCCTGTTCATCGGCCGTAACGACACGCTGCGCCGCATCATTTCGGCGATCGAAGAGGAGCGGGCGCACGTCATCCTCTACGGTGACCGCGGCCGCGGAAAGACCTCCGTCGCCAATGCGATCGAAAAGATCGCGGGACAGGCCGGCTATCTGTCGCTGAAGCTGACCTGCAGCGGCGAATTGAGCTTCGAGGACATCTTCAGGCACTTCCTGAAGAAGATACCGTCGACCTATTACCGCTCGGCGCTCGACAACCCATTCGCGGCGCGGCGCAACTTCGCCAGCTTCAACGAACTGCTGCCGGACGGCACCTTCAGCGTCACTGAACTGAACGAGGTGCTGGCGGGCATCCACGCCACCCACGTCCTGCTGATCCTGGACGAGTATGACCGCGTCCTGGACGAGGATTTCCGCAACAAGCTGGCGGAACTGTTCAAAAACCTGACGGACAGCTCGATCCCCGTCACCCTGCTGGTTGTCGGCGTCGCCGAGAACCTTGACCAGCTGTTGGGCAAGCATCCGTCGATCCAGCGCTCGCTGGTGCCGGTCCATCTGCCGCTGATGACTGATCAGGAGATCGGCCGGCTGATCCAGGCCGGTGCACAGAATGCCGGCATCGAGTTCGCCCCCGACGTTGTGCGGCGGATCGCCGAATTCGTGCGGGGACTGCCTTATTACGCTCAGCTTCTCGGTCTGCATGCGGCGCGCAGCGCCGTCAGCCGTGGCAGCAAACTGGTGGAGCGGCCGGATCTCGCCTATGCCGTCGCCCGCTGCCTTCAGGAGGCCGAGCGCGGCATCGTCGAGAGCTATGCCCGTGCGCTGGCCGCCGATCGCCGGGCAGAATTGGAAGATGCGCTGCTGGCGGCGGCGCTGTGTCCGGCCGATGCCTATGGCGTGTTCGATCCCAATGATCTGGCGGGTGACAGCGGCGAGCTGCCGAGCGTCGCTACGCTCGACCTGCTGAAACGCCTGACGCGGGAGGATCATGGCGGCGTTCTGGCCCCGGTGATTGAGCCCGGACTGGAGCGCTACCGCTTCCGCAATCAGATGATGCGCCAATACGTCCTGATGCGTCAGGCGAGCGAGCGCGGCCAGATCTGA
- the hutG gene encoding N-formylglutamate deformylase, which produces METFRFQPGETPVLLSIPHVGTMIPPDIAATMTPAGLAQPDVDRHLDRLYHFAPALGIGFLTALCSRYVVDLNRDPDGIVPQPGLDPTGICPLTTFDRTPIYQPGQEPDLAEIDRRVGAYWRPYHEQLRSELRALRDRYGVAILFDAHSVRSSVPRFFDGTLPDFNLGTGDGSSAAQPLVVRLMNVLSASERYSAALNGRLRGGFIIRSYGQPEENIHAIQLELTQSTYMDEDAPYHFRPALAAEVKPSLERLLSVVVEWSWQKASGQRRAAFL; this is translated from the coding sequence ATGGAAACCTTCCGCTTCCAGCCGGGCGAAACCCCGGTTCTGCTCAGCATTCCGCATGTCGGGACCATGATTCCGCCGGACATCGCCGCGACGATGACGCCGGCGGGACTGGCGCAGCCCGACGTCGACCGCCATCTGGATCGGTTGTACCACTTCGCACCGGCACTCGGAATCGGTTTCCTGACCGCACTCTGTTCGCGCTACGTGGTGGACCTGAATCGTGATCCCGACGGCATCGTGCCGCAACCCGGGCTGGACCCGACCGGGATCTGTCCGCTGACCACCTTCGACCGCACACCGATCTACCAGCCCGGGCAGGAGCCCGACCTTGCGGAGATCGATCGGCGGGTCGGCGCCTACTGGCGTCCCTATCATGAACAGCTTCGCAGCGAGCTGCGCGCCCTGCGCGACCGATACGGTGTCGCGATCCTGTTCGACGCCCATTCGGTGCGCAGCAGCGTTCCCCGCTTCTTCGATGGAACCCTGCCCGACTTCAACCTGGGCACCGGTGACGGCAGCAGCGCGGCCCAGCCGCTGGTGGTCCGGCTGATGAACGTCCTTTCGGCATCGGAACGCTATTCCGCCGCACTGAACGGCCGACTGCGCGGCGGCTTCATCATCCGCAGCTATGGCCAGCCGGAAGAGAACATCCACGCCATCCAGCTGGAGCTGACCCAATCCACCTATATGGACGAGGACGCCCCCTATCACTTCCGTCCCGCCCTGGCGGCAGAAGTGAAGCCGTCGCTGGAGCGGCTGCTGAGCGTCGTGGTCGAATGGTCCTGGCAGAAGGCCAGTGGCCAGCGGCGTGCAGCGTTCCTGTAA
- a CDS encoding glycosyltransferase family 4 protein has protein sequence MQFTLWCAVLLDPPSILFINRVFPPDRGATGRCLSDLAVRIAAAGWRVTVVADGERSGGEPPEHATSAGITVIRTGAAVAGGDRPDARAYLDSLRRLTAQALRLSRHDLVVTMTDPPMLALAGPGLAAWHGAASLHWCQDLYPDLLPVLGVRMPAPLRRSAQHGMAWALRRHDAVAAIGRCMHNRIIAAGVKADRVNLLPNWPDPAIRPAGKAENGLRHSLGLQKGDGRFLVAYSGTLGLAHPMDGVLEAAASLQVSNPDVLFLLVGEGRGFAAVEEGARRRGLRNIRRLPWQPADRLAECLSAADLHLVVMDPAAVGMLVPSKLAGVQAAGRPCLFLGPAGSEAATRVEGCGLVIDPFDGMAIADAVRAYAVNPGRCAAEGERAARLAQAWTADRAATAFVGLAERLVETRRAARPLWGRPLPHA, from the coding sequence GTGCAATTCACGCTGTGGTGCGCCGTGCTGCTCGACCCACCATCCATCCTGTTCATCAATCGGGTGTTCCCGCCGGACCGCGGGGCCACCGGTCGTTGCCTGTCGGATCTGGCCGTGCGAATCGCGGCCGCCGGCTGGAGGGTGACGGTGGTGGCGGATGGGGAGCGGTCCGGTGGCGAGCCCCCGGAGCACGCTACCTCAGCCGGAATTACCGTCATCCGCACCGGTGCCGCTGTGGCCGGGGGAGACCGTCCCGATGCCCGCGCCTATCTCGATTCGCTGCGGCGGCTCACCGCCCAGGCCCTGCGCCTTTCACGCCATGACCTTGTCGTGACGATGACCGATCCGCCGATGCTGGCGCTGGCAGGTCCGGGCCTGGCTGCGTGGCATGGCGCGGCATCGCTGCACTGGTGCCAGGATCTCTACCCGGATCTGCTTCCGGTTCTTGGCGTGCGGATGCCGGCCCCGCTCCGCCGGAGCGCCCAACATGGCATGGCGTGGGCATTGCGGCGGCATGATGCGGTGGCCGCCATCGGGCGCTGCATGCACAACCGAATCATCGCGGCCGGTGTGAAGGCGGACCGGGTCAACCTGTTGCCGAACTGGCCCGATCCGGCGATCCGCCCGGCAGGCAAGGCCGAAAACGGATTGCGCCATTCGCTCGGACTTCAGAAAGGCGACGGACGTTTCCTGGTGGCCTACTCCGGAACGCTGGGACTGGCCCATCCGATGGATGGCGTGCTGGAGGCCGCCGCCAGCCTGCAGGTCAGCAATCCTGACGTGCTGTTCCTTCTGGTCGGCGAAGGCAGGGGGTTCGCCGCTGTGGAGGAGGGCGCGCGTCGCCGGGGCTTGCGCAACATTCGCCGGCTTCCCTGGCAGCCGGCTGACCGCCTGGCGGAATGCCTGTCTGCCGCCGACCTGCATCTGGTGGTGATGGACCCAGCAGCGGTGGGAATGCTGGTGCCGAGCAAACTCGCCGGTGTGCAGGCGGCCGGCCGACCCTGCCTGTTCCTGGGACCAGCGGGAAGCGAGGCGGCGACCCGGGTGGAAGGCTGCGGTCTGGTGATCGACCCATTCGACGGCATGGCCATCGCCGACGCGGTGCGTGCCTATGCCGTCAATCCCGGACGCTGTGCTGCGGAGGGGGAGCGCGCGGCGCGATTGGCTCAGGCCTGGACCGCCGACCGTGCCGCCACGGCCTTCGTCGGGCTGGCCGAACGTCTGGTCGAGACTCGCCGGGCTGCCCGGCCGCTGTGGGGGAGGCCGCTGCCCCATGCCTGA
- a CDS encoding glycosyltransferase family 2 protein codes for MTNRPITSRPTAANPLSAIPVSVVVMTRNEVANLPHCLPALARFAECFVVDSGSDDGTPDIARSHGARLVPFCWNGRYPKKKQWCLDTLPFAHDWVLFVDADERPTPELVEEIARLMAGGAGDGPGHAAYWINGRPILRDQPLRFGCWNRKLALLDRRCVRFPDLPDLDIAMMWEVEGHYQPQVTGTTGRLRHPMDHQDAKPLSAWFDRHNRYSDWEAALRADGRMERLICAEPDCGSGAIPWTRAIIGRRAQKRLFQRLPGRPLWAFLHAYVLRLGILDGSAGLDHALSRAFYYWQVGFKMRSSVGQAAAVASAPSVCTGADPVRTARPAGDPYSSSSAMRSPPSAFSRSKVRLRTPGSSIR; via the coding sequence ATGACAAATCGCCCTATTACCAGTCGCCCCACGGCCGCCAATCCTCTGAGCGCCATTCCGGTTTCCGTTGTGGTGATGACGCGCAATGAGGTGGCCAATCTTCCGCATTGCTTGCCGGCTCTCGCCAGATTTGCCGAGTGCTTCGTAGTCGACAGCGGCAGTGACGACGGGACACCGGACATCGCGCGGTCCCATGGCGCCCGATTGGTGCCTTTCTGCTGGAACGGCCGTTACCCGAAGAAGAAGCAATGGTGCCTGGACACTCTGCCTTTCGCCCATGACTGGGTTCTTTTCGTCGACGCGGACGAGCGGCCGACGCCGGAATTGGTCGAGGAAATCGCCCGGCTGATGGCAGGCGGCGCGGGCGATGGACCGGGCCATGCTGCATACTGGATTAACGGCCGGCCGATCCTGCGCGACCAGCCACTTCGTTTCGGCTGCTGGAACCGCAAGCTGGCCCTGCTCGATCGCCGATGCGTTCGTTTTCCCGATCTGCCCGACCTGGACATCGCCATGATGTGGGAGGTTGAAGGGCATTACCAGCCGCAGGTCACCGGTACCACTGGCCGGCTTCGCCATCCGATGGATCATCAGGATGCGAAACCGCTGTCGGCCTGGTTCGACCGTCACAACCGCTATTCGGACTGGGAGGCGGCCCTGCGTGCCGACGGCCGGATGGAGCGGCTGATCTGCGCCGAACCTGATTGCGGTTCCGGTGCCATTCCCTGGACCCGTGCCATCATCGGCCGGCGGGCGCAGAAACGGCTTTTCCAGCGCCTGCCGGGCCGGCCGCTCTGGGCATTCCTCCATGCCTATGTGCTGCGCCTTGGCATCCTCGACGGCTCGGCAGGGCTGGATCACGCGCTGTCACGCGCGTTCTATTACTGGCAGGTCGGGTTCAAGATGCGGTCATCCGTAGGACAAGCGGCGGCGGTTGCCAGCGCTCCGTCAGTCTGCACCGGTGCCGACCCTGTCCGGACTGCCCGTCCCGCAGGCGATCCCTATTCTTCGAGCAGCGCGATGCGGTCGCCGCCCAGCGCCTTCAGCAGGTCGAAGGTGCGCTTGCGCACGCCCGGATCCTCGATCCGGTAA
- a CDS encoding helix-turn-helix domain-containing protein, which produces MSATKTKLAPAHTLSRRGEGPNPIDIHVGARLRLRRTLLGLSQEKLGEAVGITFQQLQKYERGSNRISASRLYNLSQVLGVPVSYFFDDMPSPDQITAEAPAETMSETDEFESMARRETLELVRAYYRIEDPGVRKRTFDLLKALGGDRIALLEE; this is translated from the coding sequence ATGAGCGCGACCAAAACCAAACTCGCCCCCGCCCACACCCTGTCGCGCCGCGGCGAAGGTCCCAACCCCATCGACATCCATGTCGGAGCCCGCCTGCGGCTTCGCCGCACCCTGCTTGGCCTGAGCCAGGAGAAGCTGGGCGAAGCGGTCGGAATCACCTTCCAGCAGCTTCAGAAGTACGAGCGTGGGTCGAACCGCATCAGCGCCAGCCGCCTCTACAATCTCTCGCAGGTTCTCGGCGTGCCGGTCAGCTATTTCTTCGACGACATGCCATCGCCCGACCAGATCACCGCCGAGGCCCCGGCCGAGACGATGAGCGAGACGGACGAGTTCGAATCCATGGCCCGTCGCGAAACGCTGGAACTCGTTCGCGCCTATTACCGGATCGAGGATCCGGGCGTGCGCAAGCGCACCTTCGACCTGCTGAAGGCGCTGGGCGGCGACCGCATCGCGCTGCTCGAAGAATAG
- a CDS encoding glycosyltransferase has translation MKGPIPLRLAILTVVRDDCAGLADTHDSLRGQLGPDIVWLVADGASTDGTAAWLAHHAAVPAWWRSARDSGLYHAMNDALDAACRLGCSHVLFLNAGDRLAADSSKRLLNAIARHPDCALLYGDALERQDDGRILLKRARSHRWASLGMFTHHQAMIYSVSALAGLRFDTGYRIAADYAFTLAVLERGQAVRLHWPVCLFAPGGLSQRDTTTGRREQAAIRRLHLRHGAAQEAAITMAQRVALAVRRFLPAAYAKLRFRCPET, from the coding sequence ATGAAGGGTCCGATACCGCTCCGCCTCGCCATCCTGACCGTCGTCCGCGACGACTGCGCCGGGCTGGCCGACACCCACGACAGCCTGCGCGGGCAGCTTGGCCCCGACATCGTCTGGCTGGTCGCCGACGGCGCCTCGACCGACGGCACGGCGGCTTGGCTTGCGCACCATGCCGCTGTCCCGGCTTGGTGGCGCTCGGCCCGCGACTCGGGGCTCTACCATGCCATGAACGATGCGCTCGACGCCGCGTGCAGGCTCGGCTGCAGCCATGTGCTGTTTCTGAACGCCGGCGACCGGCTGGCGGCGGACAGCAGCAAGCGGCTGCTGAACGCCATCGCCCGGCATCCCGATTGCGCACTTCTCTATGGCGATGCGCTGGAGCGGCAGGATGACGGACGTATTCTTCTGAAGCGCGCCCGCTCCCACCGCTGGGCATCGCTTGGCATGTTTACGCACCATCAGGCGATGATCTACAGCGTTTCCGCTCTGGCAGGACTTCGTTTCGACACCGGCTACCGGATCGCCGCGGACTATGCCTTCACATTGGCCGTGCTGGAGCGCGGACAGGCGGTGCGGCTGCACTGGCCGGTGTGCCTGTTTGCACCCGGTGGACTGTCCCAACGCGACACAACCACGGGCCGGCGGGAACAGGCAGCGATTCGGCGGCTGCATCTCCGCCATGGAGCGGCGCAGGAGGCAGCGATCACCATGGCTCAACGAGTCGCGCTGGCAGTGCGCCGGTTTCTGCCCGCTGCGTACGCGAAATTACGTTTCCGATGCCCGGAAACTTAA
- a CDS encoding SLBB domain-containing protein, translated as MPQLLSPPSDSPLEAAFSARAGEPLRQFGYDLFAANADAGGVQGAAPGAIQGDYVLNTGDAVLVTLRGQKSFSKRFTIDRNGQLVVDDLRPLTAAGLTLDALRRDLSATAAATWPSTEAFASLADVRQIGVLVTGAVRRPGRQEISAFATVLDALSAAGGVDRGGSLRAVMLMRTGSTIAVDLYALQIAGTAGNADVPLRDGDRLFVPPLGATVAVAGPVKRPGIYELPPGGGPLSAAELRDLAGGALRPGRDRLLRFGIGAAGEETTEEIAEAGAKRFGDGDLLLIAPEREDRRGEVRLEGHVLRPGPRALAQVKTLSGLLSRADLRPAAYLAFAALESPSGTMVAHSLRPVDLSALLNGRDRRQVAEGDTLYVLGAADVDFLTSEPVLTLLRGDRQPPQEACPGLVALARILAAEPDGQLATGPQAHAAATLTGSRMPCTPLFTKVPDLLPLALRHSVLRLSGVPRPGFYPVAGGTESVGAATGARETIVESEAPRYELIGHVRRPGTRRLTAGATLRQALAEGKALKRDVYPLLGIVERYDGRSLTRVHLPFSPQEVASGRADRTLKDGDRIHLFATEDLRSLVKPAEPGTLTKEESESDSPISEAPMLAAVLDPAILAVIGERIVQVRGAVRDPGGYPVADRTPLSALVAAAGGLSADADPTVAELTAANGTRSSVDLNRDGTRAVGPGDALRINPRPQALEARAVAIEGAVRRPGRYDIGRGETLSSLIARAGGLIDDAYPAGAVLTRESERRREKEQFQRQARELERTLALEVEKGEPVKAENVALARQLASQLRGAEPLGRVVVEADPAILRSRPDLDPLLEPDDRIVIPKRPLTVAVSGEVLHPTAAQFVSGKTAEDYLSEAGGATRDADTGRSFLVLPDGRARPLALSSWNHRVETIPPGSILVVPRDPRPFDGLDATKAIGNILSQLAITAASISVITR; from the coding sequence TTGCCGCAGCTATTGTCGCCCCCCTCCGATTCTCCATTGGAAGCGGCCTTCTCCGCCCGTGCCGGCGAGCCGTTGCGTCAGTTCGGCTATGACCTGTTCGCCGCGAATGCGGATGCTGGCGGAGTGCAGGGCGCCGCCCCCGGCGCCATCCAGGGCGACTATGTGCTGAACACCGGCGATGCGGTGCTGGTGACCTTGCGCGGCCAGAAATCCTTCAGCAAGCGCTTCACCATCGACCGCAACGGTCAGCTTGTGGTGGACGACCTGCGCCCGCTGACTGCCGCCGGCCTGACACTGGATGCCCTGCGACGGGACCTCTCCGCCACGGCCGCCGCCACATGGCCCAGCACCGAAGCCTTCGCTTCGCTGGCTGACGTGCGGCAGATCGGGGTGCTGGTGACCGGCGCCGTCCGCCGTCCCGGCCGGCAGGAGATCAGCGCCTTCGCCACCGTGCTCGACGCGCTGTCCGCGGCCGGTGGCGTGGATCGCGGCGGCAGCCTGCGCGCCGTCATGCTGATGCGGACCGGCAGCACGATCGCTGTCGACCTCTATGCCCTTCAGATCGCCGGGACCGCCGGTAATGCGGATGTCCCGCTGCGCGACGGTGATCGCCTGTTCGTGCCGCCGCTGGGCGCCACCGTCGCGGTTGCCGGACCGGTGAAGCGGCCGGGTATCTACGAGTTGCCGCCGGGTGGCGGACCGCTCTCCGCAGCGGAATTGCGTGACCTCGCCGGCGGCGCACTGCGCCCCGGCCGTGACCGGCTTCTGCGATTCGGCATCGGCGCGGCAGGCGAGGAAACGACGGAGGAGATCGCAGAGGCCGGAGCCAAACGGTTCGGCGACGGCGACCTCCTGCTGATTGCCCCGGAGCGGGAGGACCGCCGCGGCGAGGTTCGGCTGGAGGGGCATGTCCTGCGTCCCGGCCCTCGCGCGCTGGCGCAGGTCAAAACCCTGTCTGGACTGCTGTCCCGCGCCGATCTGCGCCCGGCGGCTTATCTGGCATTCGCAGCCCTGGAGAGCCCCTCCGGCACCATGGTGGCGCACAGCCTGCGGCCGGTCGATCTCTCGGCCCTCCTGAATGGGCGCGACCGCCGCCAAGTGGCGGAGGGCGACACCCTGTACGTCCTAGGTGCCGCCGACGTCGATTTTCTCACCTCTGAACCGGTGCTGACCCTGTTGCGCGGCGACCGCCAGCCACCGCAGGAGGCCTGCCCCGGTCTGGTCGCGCTGGCCCGCATCCTGGCGGCGGAACCGGACGGCCAGCTCGCCACCGGTCCGCAGGCGCATGCCGCCGCCACGCTGACCGGGTCCCGCATGCCCTGCACGCCCTTGTTCACCAAGGTCCCGGATCTGCTGCCGCTCGCGCTGCGCCATTCGGTCCTGCGCCTGAGCGGTGTGCCGCGTCCTGGCTTCTATCCGGTTGCCGGTGGAACGGAAAGCGTCGGCGCCGCCACCGGCGCCCGCGAGACTATCGTCGAATCGGAAGCGCCCCGATACGAGCTGATCGGTCATGTTCGCCGCCCAGGCACCCGCCGGCTGACGGCCGGAGCCACGCTGCGCCAAGCCCTGGCGGAGGGGAAGGCCTTGAAGCGCGACGTCTATCCGCTGCTGGGCATCGTCGAACGCTATGATGGCCGAAGCCTGACGCGTGTCCATCTGCCCTTTTCTCCCCAGGAGGTCGCCAGCGGGCGTGCGGACCGCACCCTCAAGGATGGCGACCGCATCCACCTGTTCGCCACCGAGGACCTACGCAGTCTGGTTAAACCGGCCGAGCCCGGCACTCTGACCAAGGAGGAGAGCGAGAGCGACTCTCCGATATCCGAAGCGCCAATGCTGGCGGCCGTGCTTGATCCCGCCATCCTGGCCGTCATTGGTGAACGGATTGTTCAGGTTCGCGGCGCAGTGCGCGATCCCGGCGGCTATCCGGTCGCGGACCGTACGCCGCTGTCGGCCTTGGTCGCCGCGGCGGGTGGATTGTCAGCCGATGCCGATCCGACGGTGGCGGAACTGACGGCGGCGAACGGCACGCGCAGCAGCGTCGACCTGAACCGTGACGGCACCCGCGCGGTCGGGCCGGGTGACGCGCTGCGGATCAACCCCCGCCCACAGGCACTGGAGGCGCGCGCCGTTGCCATCGAGGGGGCGGTACGCCGCCCCGGCCGCTACGACATCGGCCGCGGCGAGACGCTGTCCTCGCTGATCGCACGGGCCGGCGGCCTGATCGACGATGCCTATCCCGCCGGAGCCGTGCTGACACGCGAAAGCGAACGCCGGCGGGAGAAGGAGCAGTTCCAGCGTCAGGCCCGTGAACTGGAACGCACGCTGGCGCTGGAGGTGGAAAAGGGTGAACCGGTCAAGGCGGAGAATGTCGCGCTGGCCCGCCAGCTTGCCTCACAGCTGCGCGGTGCCGAGCCCCTCGGCCGCGTGGTGGTGGAGGCGGACCCGGCGATCCTGCGCAGCCGGCCCGATCTCGACCCGCTGCTGGAGCCCGATGACCGCATCGTCATACCGAAACGCCCTTTGACCGTGGCGGTGTCGGGCGAGGTCCTGCATCCGACCGCCGCGCAATTCGTCAGCGGCAAGACCGCGGAGGATTACCTGAGCGAGGCAGGTGGCGCGACCCGCGACGCCGATACCGGCCGCAGCTTCCTGGTTCTTCCCGACGGACGGGCCCGACCGCTGGCGCTGTCCTCCTGGAACCACCGGGTCGAGACGATCCCGCCAGGGTCAATCCTCGTGGTGCCGCGCGATCCCCGCCCGTTCGATGGGCTCGACGCCACCAAGGCGATCGGCAACATTCTGAGCCAGCTGGCGATCACTGCGGCGTCGATCTCCGTGATCACGCGATGA
- a CDS encoding histone deacetylase family protein: MIVIHSEEHRLQAGRSELNDGQLVPCYEKPARADIVRARIEAVGLGSIVEPTRHGTAPLERVHDAGYIGFLQTAWDEWVAEHGSDIDALPLNWVAPGMSRRRVPRSIDGRLGFYSFDAGTPITAGTWRAATAAADSALTGADRLRAGDRSAFALCRPPGHHAGHAFYGGYCFLNNAAIAAQSLRDGGAARVAVLDVDYHHGNGTQEIFWERGDVLFVSIHADPADEFPYFCGHADETGGGAGEGANLNLTLPWGTDWSGYAQALAAAVARIRDFGADAQVLSLGADTYGGDPISRFRLLSEDFLRMGAAIAGIGLPTLFVMEGGYAVDDLGVNVANVLTGFEQG; the protein is encoded by the coding sequence GTGATCGTCATCCACAGCGAAGAACACCGGCTGCAGGCCGGCCGGTCCGAACTCAATGATGGCCAACTCGTCCCCTGCTACGAAAAGCCGGCTCGTGCCGACATCGTCCGGGCGCGGATCGAGGCGGTCGGGCTGGGATCGATCGTGGAGCCCACGCGTCATGGCACCGCCCCCTTGGAGCGGGTGCATGACGCGGGATATATCGGCTTTCTTCAGACCGCCTGGGACGAGTGGGTGGCGGAGCATGGCTCCGACATCGATGCGCTGCCGCTGAACTGGGTTGCGCCAGGCATGTCGCGGCGGCGGGTGCCGCGCAGCATCGATGGGCGGCTCGGCTTCTACTCTTTTGATGCGGGGACGCCGATCACCGCCGGGACCTGGCGGGCCGCCACCGCCGCCGCTGACAGTGCGCTGACCGGCGCCGACCGCCTGCGGGCCGGCGACCGCAGCGCCTTCGCCCTGTGCCGTCCCCCGGGCCACCATGCCGGCCATGCCTTCTATGGTGGCTATTGCTTCCTGAACAACGCCGCGATCGCCGCACAGTCCCTGCGCGACGGCGGGGCGGCGCGGGTTGCCGTGCTCGACGTCGACTATCACCACGGCAACGGCACCCAGGAGATTTTCTGGGAGCGCGGCGACGTGCTGTTCGTGTCGATCCACGCCGACCCGGCCGATGAGTTCCCGTATTTCTGCGGCCATGCCGACGAGACCGGGGGTGGTGCGGGGGAGGGGGCGAACCTGAACCTGACGCTGCCCTGGGGAACCGACTGGAGCGGTTATGCACAGGCGCTGGCGGCCGCGGTGGCGCGCATCCGCGATTTCGGCGCCGACGCGCAGGTGCTCTCGCTCGGGGCGGACACCTATGGCGGCGACCCGATTTCCCGCTTCCGCCTGTTGTCGGAGGATTTCCTGCGCATGGGTGCCGCCATTGCCGGCATCGGCCTGCCCACACTGTTCGTAATGGAAGGCGGCTATGCCGTCGACGATCTTGGCGTGAATGTCGCAAATGTGCTGACAGGCTTCGAGCAGGGGTGA